From a single Sander vitreus isolate 19-12246 chromosome 2, sanVit1, whole genome shotgun sequence genomic region:
- the afmid gene encoding kynurenine formamidase isoform X2, translating to MSADDVIKAHVKALKEGTERARGLAQTLLNVPYGEGDGEKLDVYIPSTNSLDVPLVIYLHGGYWQFLSKEESGFMAVPLVDKGVVVVAVGYDIAPKGNMDLMVSQVRRSVVSVVQQYSHISGLYLCGHSAGAHLAAMVLSTDWSEYSITPQIKGAFLVSGIYDLLPILSTYVNEPLKMTEEVAVRNSPSKLVPQLKLSSSSCHIVVAVAENDSPEFRKQSEEYYKTLEASGLDVTVEDVANTDHFSIIEQLVDGEYHLTKLLLKMMGKS from the exons GTACGGAGCGTGCCCGTGGCCTGGCTCAAACGTTGCTCAATGTGCCATATggggagggagatggagagaaactGGATGTCTACATACCCAGCACCAACTCTTTGG ATGTCCCCCTTGTCATTTACCTACATGGAGGCTACTGGCAGTTTCTCAG CAAGGAGGAGTCAGGATTCATGGCTGTTCCGCTCGTTGATAAAGGTGTAGTGGTGGTTGCCGTCGGCTACGACATCGCCCCTAAAG GCAACATGGACTTGATGGTGTCTCAAGTACGCAGGAGTGTTGTGTCTGTTGTTCAGCAGTATTCTCACATCAG TGGTCTGTACCTGTGTGGCCACTCTGCTGGGGCTCACCTGGCTGCAATGGTCCTCTCCACTGACTGGTCGGAGTACAGCATCACTCCTCAGATCAAAG GTGCTTTTCTTGTCAGTGGCATATATGACCTCCTGCCCATCCTGTCCACCTACGTCAACGAGCCTTTGAAGATGACAGA GGAGGTGGCGGTGAGGAACAGCCCCAGCAAGCTGGTCCCTCAGCTCAaactctcctcctccagctgccaCATCGTTGTGGCCGTCGCTGAGAACGACTCGCCAGAGTTTCGCAAGCAGTCAGAAGAATACTACAAA ACTTTGGAGGCGTCAGGACTTGATGTGACCGTGGAGGACGTGGCGAACACAGACCACTTCAGTATCATTGAGCAACTGGTAGATGGGGAGTATCACCTAACAAAG CTTCTCTTAAAGATGATGGGGAAGAGCTGA